In Halobaculum limi, one DNA window encodes the following:
- a CDS encoding M20/M25/M40 family metallo-hydrolase, whose translation MTDTSPLASAADPTVDDHLDDYRESLFDLLRLRTISATGEGMDGGADAVCDLLTSHGFDARRIETDRYPLVYGERVADDPDAPTVLFYGHYDVQPAEHPEQWDSPPFEPTVRDGSIYCRGAGDNKGQFTAHAFAVDALDRADAMPDVTVKLLVEGGEESGSLGLKAYLDGECEDERGESSEPRAGSDATRERADPATESDAPAAAIRDADLVYVADGPQHRSGRPTLIYGNRGILTFQLDLTTANTDLHSGNFGGPVPNAATELTEVVASLTGRHPDSDSGRGYPSGGDCVAVDGFYDDVAVTDADRALVDALPDDADEVKTDLDLTHFTTDRGYYERLLLEPTITVNGLDAGYQGEGSKTVIPHTATAKLDSRLVPGQDPDRAFERIRDHVASVHPDVEVSKGTGFPPMKTPVDSPASDPVLAALSAVWDADPVELPVLGGSLPAAFFRRVDSLADVPVLVVPYANPDQGNHSPNEHLDLNCFENGIRTTAAFLERFADAEV comes from the coding sequence ATGACCGACACGTCGCCGCTGGCCAGCGCCGCCGACCCAACCGTCGACGACCACCTCGACGACTACCGCGAGTCGCTGTTCGACCTCCTGCGCCTGCGTACCATCAGTGCGACCGGCGAGGGGATGGACGGCGGTGCCGACGCCGTCTGCGACCTCCTCACCTCGCACGGCTTCGACGCCCGCCGCATCGAGACGGATCGCTACCCGCTGGTGTACGGCGAACGGGTCGCAGACGACCCCGACGCGCCGACGGTGCTGTTCTACGGCCACTACGACGTGCAACCGGCCGAACATCCCGAGCAGTGGGACTCACCACCGTTCGAGCCGACGGTGCGCGACGGGAGCATCTACTGCCGCGGCGCGGGCGACAACAAGGGGCAGTTCACCGCGCACGCGTTCGCCGTCGACGCCCTCGACCGGGCCGACGCGATGCCTGATGTCACGGTGAAACTGCTCGTCGAGGGTGGTGAAGAGAGCGGGAGTCTGGGCTTGAAAGCGTACCTCGATGGGGAGTGCGAGGACGAGCGAGGCGAATCCTCGGAACCGCGAGCAGGGAGCGACGCGACCCGCGAGCGAGCGGACCCCGCTACCGAGTCGGACGCCCCTGCCGCCGCTATCCGCGACGCCGACCTGGTGTACGTCGCCGACGGGCCACAGCACCGCTCGGGCCGCCCGACGCTCATCTATGGCAACCGCGGCATCCTCACGTTCCAACTCGACTTGACGACGGCGAACACCGACCTCCACTCGGGCAACTTCGGTGGTCCCGTTCCCAACGCGGCGACCGAACTCACAGAGGTGGTCGCCTCCCTCACCGGGCGTCACCCCGACTCCGACTCCGGCCGTGGCTACCCCTCCGGCGGCGACTGTGTCGCCGTCGACGGCTTCTACGACGACGTCGCCGTGACAGACGCCGACCGAGCGCTGGTCGATGCGCTCCCGGACGACGCCGACGAGGTGAAGACGGACCTCGACCTCACGCACTTCACGACCGACCGCGGCTACTACGAGCGCCTGTTGTTGGAGCCGACGATAACCGTGAACGGCCTCGACGCCGGATACCAGGGCGAGGGGAGCAAGACCGTCATTCCCCACACGGCGACGGCGAAACTCGACTCCCGACTCGTTCCGGGACAGGACCCGGACCGGGCGTTCGAGCGCATCCGCGACCACGTCGCGAGCGTCCACCCGGACGTGGAGGTGAGCAAGGGGACGGGGTTCCCACCGATGAAGACGCCCGTCGACTCACCCGCGAGCGACCCAGTTCTCGCGGCGCTGTCGGCGGTGTGGGACGCTGACCCGGTGGAACTGCCCGTCCTCGGCGGGTCGCTTCCGGCGGCGTTCTTCCGCCGCGTCGACTCCCTCGCGGACGTGCCCGTGTTGGTCGTCCCGTACGCGAACCCCGACCAAGGGAACCACTCGCCGAACGAACACCTCGATCTGAACTGCTTCGAGAACGGGATTCGGACGACTGCGGCGTTCTTAGAGCGGTTCGCGGACGCCGAGGTGTGA
- a CDS encoding metal ABC transporter substrate-binding protein has protein sequence MEHTRRSLLGSAGALAAGSLAGCLGARGGGNTTESTTAQASFFVFGDIAATVAGGATSTDLLVPIGQHGHGWEPGPRVREAIRDADLLVHGMTGFQPWVDDIAADLMADDADVTTVDASAGVDLLPASGDHDHGDDHSGTEQHEEGEHHDEHTEIEHHEEESDGHDHAGAMDPHFWMDPRRVADATATVQEALSAVDPDAADAHAENAESFVAELDSLDDRIAATIEDAPRETILVAGHNSFQYLGDRYGVHVEALTGVGPDDQPTTRDIERARELVETHDLRYVCADPIESQRAADQIVAETDAEEVLPLTAMPGLTDEWADDDWGYLDVMREVNLPTLERVLTE, from the coding sequence ATGGAACACACTCGACGATCCCTCCTCGGGTCCGCAGGAGCGCTCGCCGCCGGATCGCTGGCCGGTTGTCTCGGCGCACGCGGCGGTGGAAACACTACCGAGTCGACGACCGCACAGGCGTCGTTCTTCGTGTTCGGTGACATCGCGGCGACGGTCGCGGGCGGCGCGACGAGCACCGACCTCCTCGTTCCGATCGGACAACACGGCCACGGTTGGGAACCCGGGCCGCGCGTCCGTGAAGCGATCCGCGACGCCGACCTCCTCGTTCACGGGATGACAGGGTTTCAGCCGTGGGTCGACGACATCGCGGCCGACCTGATGGCCGACGACGCCGACGTGACGACGGTCGACGCGAGCGCCGGTGTCGACCTGCTCCCGGCGTCTGGAGACCACGACCACGGCGACGACCACTCCGGTACCGAACAGCACGAAGAGGGAGAGCATCACGACGAACACACTGAAATCGAACACCACGAAGAGGAGAGCGACGGCCACGACCACGCCGGCGCGATGGATCCTCACTTCTGGATGGACCCGCGCCGCGTCGCCGACGCCACCGCGACCGTCCAGGAGGCGCTCTCAGCGGTCGACCCCGACGCCGCCGACGCACACGCCGAGAACGCCGAGTCGTTCGTCGCCGAACTCGACTCACTCGACGACCGTATCGCCGCAACGATCGAAGACGCACCTCGCGAGACGATACTCGTCGCCGGACACAACTCGTTCCAGTACCTCGGCGACCGCTACGGCGTCCACGTCGAGGCGCTCACTGGGGTCGGCCCCGACGACCAACCGACGACGCGCGACATCGAACGGGCGCGGGAACTCGTCGAGACGCACGACCTGCGGTACGTCTGTGCCGACCCCATCGAGTCGCAGCGAGCGGCAGACCAGATCGTCGCCGAGACGGACGCCGAAGAAGTCCTCCCACTGACGGCGATGCCGGGCCTGACCGACGAGTGGGCAGACGACGACTGGGGCTACCTCGACGTGATGCGGGAAGTTAATCTCCCGACGCTCGAACGAGTACTGACTGAATGA
- a CDS encoding metal ABC transporter ATP-binding protein, whose product MSAAIDLQDVTFAYGDRPVVEDVSLTVEAGEFLGLVGPNGSGKTTLLELIIGLNRPDGGTVSLFGESPERAVSGGRVGYVPQDVGEAANEMPITVAEVVRMGRYPGRLFGRFSDADRRAVETAMERVGITDLADRRVGRLSGGQRQRAFIARALAAEADLLALDEPTVGVDAESREAFYDLLAELNEEGMTVVLIEHDIGVVTARASEVACLNRELFFHGDPEAFVETSALAEAYGNAQHVVAHDHP is encoded by the coding sequence ATGAGCGCCGCCATCGATCTGCAGGACGTGACGTTCGCGTACGGCGACCGCCCGGTGGTGGAGGACGTGTCGCTGACCGTCGAAGCGGGGGAGTTCCTTGGCCTCGTCGGCCCCAATGGCTCCGGGAAGACGACCCTACTCGAACTGATCATCGGTCTCAACCGTCCTGACGGCGGCACCGTCTCCCTGTTCGGTGAGTCGCCGGAGCGAGCCGTCTCGGGCGGGCGCGTCGGCTACGTGCCGCAGGACGTCGGCGAGGCGGCCAACGAGATGCCCATCACCGTCGCTGAGGTGGTGCGGATGGGTCGCTACCCCGGCCGCCTGTTCGGCCGGTTCAGCGACGCCGACCGCCGGGCCGTCGAGACGGCGATGGAGCGCGTCGGCATCACGGATCTGGCGGACCGCCGCGTCGGGCGCCTCTCGGGCGGCCAACGCCAACGGGCGTTCATCGCGCGGGCCCTGGCGGCCGAGGCGGACCTGCTGGCGCTGGACGAACCGACGGTCGGCGTCGACGCCGAGTCGCGCGAGGCGTTCTACGACCTGCTCGCCGAACTCAACGAGGAGGGGATGACTGTCGTCCTCATCGAACACGACATCGGCGTCGTCACCGCCCGCGCGAGTGAGGTGGCGTGTCTCAACCGTGAACTGTTCTTCCACGGCGACCCCGAGGCGTTCGTCGAGACGAGCGCGCTCGCAGAGGCGTACGGCAACGCACAACACGTCGTCGCTCACGACCACCCATGA
- a CDS encoding metal ABC transporter permease, producing MTGVPLAATLVTVLEFVLDTVWGGLLDALAGVTGIDVLASPFMQRAYLAAVCVAVVGPLVGSFLVHRDLAMIGDTLAHAAFAGVAAGLFANAVFATSVPPLATALVVAAAAALVVQSLVDYAGTSRDTSLAIVLTGSFAVGSVLITAADGGIAVGINAYLFGSLATVSRANAGILLAMTVFVGLAVGAAYRPLVYVTFDEVGARAAGIDVRLYSRLLAVLTAVVVVGAMQIMGVILVAAMLVVPVATAAPVTGFKRSMAASVVAGLVATLGGVTLSYWYDVAAGGTVVLVAIACYAAVLGWTRVRGRVAVGSAGASSSADPSRGDADGSE from the coding sequence ATGACCGGTGTTCCGCTCGCGGCTACACTGGTGACCGTGCTGGAGTTCGTCCTCGACACCGTCTGGGGCGGCCTACTCGACGCCCTCGCGGGCGTGACTGGGATCGATGTCCTCGCGTCGCCGTTTATGCAGCGAGCGTACCTCGCGGCCGTCTGCGTCGCCGTCGTCGGCCCGCTCGTCGGGTCGTTCCTGGTCCACCGCGACCTGGCGATGATCGGCGACACGCTCGCGCACGCGGCGTTCGCGGGCGTCGCCGCCGGCCTGTTCGCCAACGCGGTGTTCGCGACGAGCGTCCCACCGCTGGCGACGGCGCTGGTGGTCGCCGCGGCCGCCGCGCTGGTCGTTCAGTCGCTCGTCGACTACGCAGGCACCTCCCGCGACACGTCGCTGGCCATCGTCCTCACGGGGTCGTTCGCCGTCGGGAGCGTCCTCATCACCGCCGCCGACGGGGGTATCGCCGTCGGAATCAACGCCTACCTGTTCGGGTCGCTCGCGACCGTCTCGCGGGCGAACGCCGGCATCCTCCTCGCGATGACCGTCTTCGTCGGTCTCGCGGTGGGCGCCGCCTACCGACCGCTCGTGTACGTCACCTTCGACGAGGTGGGCGCTCGTGCCGCCGGCATCGACGTGCGCCTGTACAGTCGCCTGTTGGCCGTCCTCACCGCGGTCGTGGTGGTCGGTGCGATGCAGATTATGGGCGTCATCCTCGTCGCCGCGATGCTCGTCGTCCCGGTGGCGACGGCTGCGCCCGTGACGGGGTTCAAGCGGTCGATGGCCGCGAGCGTCGTCGCCGGCCTCGTCGCCACGCTCGGCGGCGTCACGCTGTCGTACTGGTACGACGTCGCCGCCGGCGGGACGGTCGTCCTCGTCGCCATCGCCTGTTACGCCGCCGTCCTCGGGTGGACGCGCGTTCGAGGTCGGGTCGCCGTCGGTTCCGCAGGTGCGAGTTCCAGCGCCGACCCGAGCCGTGGCGACGCCGACGGGAGCGAGTGA
- a CDS encoding MATE family efflux transporter, which yields MANTDARVDMTEGAVTPRLFSLAWPLVLGNLLQTLYNIADVFWVGRVSPEAVAAVSLMFPLSWMFVSTAMGLTAATIALVSQHVGAGEDRRADEVVGQTTILAIAVSVVLAVVGLAARRPLLRWIGAEGAVFTESLAYIEVIFLTLPLTFLFFAFRASLQGAGDTKTAMWLVAASAGVNIVIDPIFVLGWGPVPAMGTRGAAIATFIARALAAVAGIYVLLKGDWGIQLHVRDLKPNREVLAKLVDVGYPGTLDGWARSFAAVAMAALVARFGPAATAAYGVGVRLMSVSWTVAGAVGQATATGVGQNLGAGTPDRAGRVAWTATGGTMAVLFAVGGLFWLFPATAIRVFVADAAVVTEGVSFLKITALAWAAFGGLMVLQGAFRGAGDTRTAMGLSLLSRWGLRIPAAIVLAYSFTVVVPGVGPVSGLGLGPDGLWWAWTFGAVGSLVVGALWFLRGTWQAGVLDDDTDEAGATADDTSEDNARGDDAGDVPAVDDD from the coding sequence ATGGCGAACACCGACGCACGCGTCGATATGACTGAGGGAGCGGTGACGCCACGACTGTTCTCGCTGGCGTGGCCGCTCGTCCTTGGCAACCTCCTCCAGACGCTGTACAACATCGCGGACGTGTTCTGGGTCGGCCGCGTCAGCCCCGAAGCCGTCGCCGCCGTCTCACTGATGTTCCCCCTCTCGTGGATGTTCGTCTCCACCGCGATGGGCCTCACGGCGGCGACCATTGCACTCGTCTCCCAACACGTCGGCGCCGGCGAGGACCGCCGCGCCGACGAGGTGGTCGGACAGACGACCATCCTCGCGATCGCCGTCTCTGTCGTCCTCGCAGTCGTCGGCCTCGCGGCCCGCCGTCCGCTCTTACGCTGGATCGGTGCGGAGGGCGCGGTGTTCACCGAGTCGCTGGCGTACATCGAGGTCATCTTCCTCACCCTGCCGCTCACGTTCCTCTTCTTCGCGTTTCGCGCCTCCCTCCAGGGCGCGGGCGACACCAAGACCGCAATGTGGCTCGTGGCTGCCTCCGCCGGCGTCAACATCGTCATCGACCCGATATTCGTGCTCGGATGGGGTCCGGTGCCAGCGATGGGCACCCGCGGCGCGGCCATCGCGACGTTCATCGCGCGGGCGCTGGCGGCCGTCGCCGGTATCTACGTCCTCCTGAAGGGTGACTGGGGCATCCAACTCCACGTGCGCGACCTGAAGCCGAATCGCGAGGTGCTGGCGAAACTCGTCGACGTCGGGTATCCCGGCACGCTCGACGGGTGGGCGCGGTCGTTCGCAGCGGTGGCGATGGCGGCGCTGGTCGCGCGGTTCGGCCCCGCGGCGACCGCCGCGTACGGCGTGGGCGTCCGCCTGATGTCCGTCTCGTGGACGGTCGCGGGCGCGGTCGGACAGGCGACGGCCACCGGCGTCGGGCAGAACCTCGGTGCGGGGACGCCCGACCGCGCGGGCAGGGTGGCCTGGACCGCGACCGGCGGGACGATGGCCGTCCTGTTCGCCGTCGGGGGACTGTTCTGGCTGTTCCCGGCGACCGCCATCCGCGTGTTCGTCGCCGACGCCGCCGTCGTCACCGAGGGCGTCTCGTTCCTCAAGATTACGGCGCTCGCGTGGGCGGCGTTCGGCGGGTTGATGGTGTTGCAGGGGGCGTTCCGCGGCGCGGGCGACACCCGCACCGCGATGGGCCTGTCGCTGCTGTCGCGGTGGGGACTTCGCATCCCCGCGGCTATCGTCCTCGCGTACTCGTTCACCGTCGTCGTCCCCGGCGTCGGCCCCGTGTCGGGACTGGGACTCGGCCCGGATGGCCTCTGGTGGGCGTGGACGTTCGGTGCGGTCGGGTCGCTCGTGGTCGGGGCGCTGTGGTTCCTCCGGGGGACGTGGCAGGCGGGCGTCCTCGACGACGACACAGACGAAGCAGGAGCCACCGCAGACGACACCTCGGAGGACAACGCTCGCGGCGACGACGCCGGCGACGTTCCCGCCGTCGACGACGACTGA
- the gatB gene encoding Asp-tRNA(Asn)/Glu-tRNA(Gln) amidotransferase subunit GatB, translated as MARAAERAELVPVIGLEVHVQLETDTKIFCGCSTDPVEDEEPNTRVCPTCLGLPGALPVLNEAAVEAAVKVGKALDADIPEETRFHRKNYYYPDLPKNFQITQYDAPLCADGELEFSHEGDRRTVNVRRAHLEEDPGSLRHVREGPADLDVRTTSVDRADYSLVDYNRAGTPLMEVVTEPDFRHPKEVRAFLEKLEEVLEYLGVFDASRDGSLRIDANLSMVDADEVADDGTISEDVLESANRTEVKNISSHKGAEKALSYERNRQENLIKRGKAVAQETRHFNETHGNTVSMRSKEEEKDYRYFGEADLPALQVSDWKQRIDIPELPDARRERFRAEYGLDAEAASKLTSRKAVADFYEEVAEEFDPDLAAAWVADTLLGELNYRDMAVEDVTDRLDEFTRLVELVATDEVTTKNAEEVVLRTMLDEGLTPDEVIDREGLGTADDDEVATAVEEAIDENPDAVEDYHAGEGGAINFLVGQVMAKTGGSADPGDVNGMLRERLDE; from the coding sequence ATGGCACGAGCAGCCGAGCGGGCCGAGTTGGTGCCCGTCATCGGGTTGGAGGTCCACGTCCAACTCGAGACGGACACCAAGATCTTCTGCGGGTGTTCGACCGACCCCGTCGAAGACGAGGAGCCCAACACGCGCGTCTGTCCCACCTGTCTCGGGCTCCCCGGAGCCCTCCCGGTTCTCAACGAGGCGGCCGTCGAGGCCGCCGTCAAGGTGGGGAAGGCGCTCGACGCCGACATCCCCGAGGAGACCAGATTCCACCGGAAGAACTACTACTACCCCGACCTCCCCAAGAACTTCCAGATCACCCAGTACGACGCGCCGCTGTGTGCCGACGGGGAACTGGAGTTCTCCCACGAAGGTGACCGCCGGACGGTGAACGTCCGCCGCGCCCACCTCGAAGAAGACCCGGGCAGTCTCCGCCACGTCCGTGAGGGCCCCGCGGACCTCGACGTGCGCACCACGTCGGTCGACCGTGCGGACTACTCGCTTGTCGACTACAACCGCGCTGGAACGCCGCTGATGGAGGTCGTCACCGAACCTGACTTCCGCCACCCGAAGGAGGTGCGCGCGTTCCTCGAGAAACTGGAGGAGGTGCTGGAGTACCTCGGCGTGTTCGACGCGAGTCGCGACGGCAGTCTCCGCATCGACGCCAACCTCTCGATGGTCGACGCCGACGAGGTGGCCGACGACGGCACCATCAGCGAGGACGTCTTGGAGTCTGCGAACCGCACCGAGGTCAAGAACATCTCCAGCCACAAGGGCGCGGAGAAGGCACTCAGCTACGAGCGCAACCGCCAAGAGAACCTCATCAAGCGCGGGAAGGCCGTCGCTCAGGAGACGCGCCACTTCAACGAGACGCACGGAAACACTGTTTCGATGCGCTCGAAGGAGGAGGAGAAAGACTACCGGTACTTCGGCGAGGCCGACCTGCCGGCCCTGCAGGTGTCCGACTGGAAACAGCGCATCGACATCCCGGAACTCCCGGACGCCCGCCGCGAGCGCTTCCGTGCGGAGTACGGCCTCGACGCCGAGGCGGCGTCGAAACTCACCTCCCGGAAGGCCGTCGCCGACTTCTACGAGGAGGTTGCCGAAGAGTTCGACCCCGACCTCGCGGCCGCGTGGGTCGCCGACACCCTGCTTGGCGAACTCAACTACCGCGATATGGCCGTCGAGGACGTCACCGACCGCCTCGACGAGTTCACCCGCCTCGTCGAACTCGTCGCCACCGACGAGGTGACGACGAAGAACGCCGAGGAGGTGGTCCTCCGCACGATGCTCGACGAGGGACTGACCCCCGACGAGGTCATCGACCGCGAGGGCCTCGGCACCGCTGACGACGACGAAGTCGCTACCGCCGTCGAGGAAGCAATCGACGAGAACCCCGACGCCGTCGAGGACTACCACGCCGGTGAGGGCGGCGCTATCAACTTCCTCGTCGGGCAAGTGATGGCGAAGACCGGTGGCTCCGCCGACCCCGGCGACGTGAACGGGATGCTGCGCGAGCGACTCGACGAGTAG
- a CDS encoding potassium channel family protein, protein MSGPLRVLVIGCGRVGGRAAHLLDDHGHDVVVIEQDPAVADAFADEYVATVIRGDATRPSVLEQADLGRVDVVAALTGTTGTNLAVCMAVSRLADGVRTVMRTDHDVADEYDALVDEVVFPERAGARAAANAVDRGVRALEDVTGAVEVLEIEVAEGAPVAGRSLTDIALPSGSLVVSDGDGDRIAGSETVLEAGRSYVVAAEPAVSDEIVTLFRGGARRTG, encoded by the coding sequence ATGTCCGGGCCACTTCGTGTCCTCGTCATCGGCTGTGGTCGAGTCGGCGGTCGCGCGGCGCACCTGCTTGACGACCACGGTCACGATGTCGTCGTCATCGAACAGGACCCCGCCGTCGCCGACGCGTTCGCCGACGAGTACGTCGCCACGGTGATCCGCGGCGACGCGACCAGACCGAGCGTGCTCGAACAAGCCGACCTCGGCCGCGTCGACGTCGTCGCCGCGCTCACCGGCACCACCGGGACGAACCTCGCGGTGTGTATGGCTGTCTCGCGACTGGCCGACGGCGTCCGGACCGTGATGCGCACCGACCACGACGTCGCCGACGAGTACGACGCCCTCGTCGACGAGGTGGTGTTCCCCGAGCGTGCGGGGGCACGCGCGGCGGCGAACGCCGTCGACCGCGGGGTCCGTGCGCTCGAAGACGTGACTGGTGCGGTGGAGGTCCTGGAGATCGAGGTCGCCGAGGGAGCGCCGGTCGCCGGCCGATCGCTCACCGACATCGCGCTTCCCAGTGGGAGTCTCGTCGTCTCCGACGGCGACGGCGACCGGATCGCCGGGTCGGAGACGGTGTTAGAGGCGGGCCGCTCGTACGTCGTCGCGGCGGAACCGGCCGTAAGCGACGAGATCGTGACGCTGTTCCGCGGTGGCGCACGTCGAACTGGGTGA
- a CDS encoding APC family permease yields MSREGTRKPAAELGLLDATMIGMGAMIGAGIFVLTGLAAEISGPAAILVFALNGVVTAFTGLSYAELAAAIPKSGGGYAFVREVFGDVASFVMGWMLWFAYMIAGGLYALGFAPNFLELLHVYGYVPPPDAVGAVAVPVVPVAIPANVGLAMSAVALLVAVNAVSTAASGSVETIFTIVKVSILVVFVAFGLASAGGPGEASFTLQNFDPLFPDTGGAASILPAMGLTFIAFEGYDLITTVTEEVENPRENIPKAIFVSLAATVVVYLAVVTVAIGTLGADGLAAAGEAGIAAAATSFMPTNLPVIRNGGAVIVFGAVFSTVTALNAVVIASSRVAFSMGREGQLLPSFGNIHHRYGTPFVAILASAVVMLASVSLPTASAGNMSSLFFLLSFIVVNGAVIRLRRRRPDMARPYEVPYYPLTPIIGIVLNLVLAGVLVEYLLGTDRLALVLSAGWILAGVVAYYALDRLRDGSAGAEAETDSDAGPGSVAAGGSPASDGTAAASADAPNTDEGDA; encoded by the coding sequence ATGAGTCGAGAGGGGACACGCAAGCCAGCGGCGGAACTGGGACTGCTCGACGCGACGATGATCGGGATGGGGGCGATGATCGGCGCGGGCATCTTCGTGTTGACCGGCCTCGCGGCGGAAATATCCGGGCCGGCGGCGATCCTCGTGTTCGCACTCAACGGGGTCGTCACGGCGTTCACCGGACTGTCGTACGCGGAGTTGGCCGCGGCGATTCCCAAGTCCGGTGGCGGATACGCCTTCGTCCGCGAAGTGTTCGGCGACGTCGCCTCCTTCGTGATGGGGTGGATGTTGTGGTTCGCGTATATGATCGCCGGCGGTCTGTACGCGCTCGGATTCGCACCGAACTTCCTCGAACTCCTCCACGTGTACGGCTACGTCCCCCCACCGGACGCGGTCGGCGCGGTCGCCGTGCCGGTGGTGCCGGTCGCCATCCCGGCGAACGTCGGCCTGGCGATGAGCGCGGTCGCACTGCTCGTCGCGGTCAACGCCGTCTCGACGGCCGCCAGCGGGAGCGTCGAGACCATCTTCACCATCGTGAAGGTGTCTATCCTCGTCGTGTTCGTCGCGTTCGGCCTCGCGTCGGCGGGCGGACCCGGCGAGGCGAGTTTCACTCTCCAGAACTTCGATCCGCTGTTCCCCGACACCGGCGGGGCCGCGAGCATCCTCCCTGCGATGGGCCTGACGTTCATCGCCTTCGAGGGGTACGACCTCATCACGACCGTCACCGAGGAGGTGGAGAACCCCCGCGAGAACATCCCGAAGGCCATCTTCGTCAGCCTCGCGGCGACGGTCGTCGTCTACCTCGCTGTCGTCACGGTCGCGATCGGTACCTTGGGCGCGGACGGTCTCGCGGCCGCCGGCGAGGCCGGCATCGCGGCGGCGGCCACCTCGTTTATGCCGACCAACCTCCCTGTGATCCGAAACGGTGGCGCGGTCATCGTGTTCGGCGCGGTGTTCTCGACGGTGACGGCGCTGAACGCGGTCGTCATCGCCTCCTCGCGGGTGGCGTTCTCGATGGGCCGAGAGGGGCAACTGCTCCCGTCGTTCGGGAACATCCACCACCGCTACGGGACGCCGTTCGTCGCTATCCTCGCAAGCGCCGTCGTGATGCTGGCGTCCGTCTCGCTGCCGACCGCGAGCGCCGGCAATATGTCGAGCCTGTTCTTCCTGCTGTCGTTCATCGTCGTCAACGGCGCGGTGATCCGCCTGCGTCGCCGCCGCCCCGATATGGCTCGCCCGTACGAGGTGCCGTACTACCCCCTGACGCCGATCATCGGCATCGTGCTCAACCTCGTCCTCGCGGGGGTGCTCGTCGAGTACCTCCTCGGCACCGACCGCCTCGCGCTCGTGTTGAGCGCGGGGTGGATTCTCGCCGGAGTGGTCGCCTACTACGCGCTCGACCGGCTTCGAGACGGCTCCGCCGGCGCCGAGGCGGAGACGGACTCCGACGCTGGGCCGGGATCGGTGGCTGCCGGCGGGAGCCCCGCATCGGACGGTACTGCGGCGGCGTCGGCCGACGCGCCTAACACCGACGAGGGGGACGCCTGA
- a CDS encoding H/ACA ribonucleoprotein complex subunit GAR1, which yields MQRVGEVVRTAQGLAVVRVPADTDPARIGSEVVDESLDTVGRVVDVFGPVDNPYVAVSPSDRSRLTGMLGTKLYAR from the coding sequence ATGCAGCGCGTCGGCGAAGTCGTCAGAACCGCGCAGGGTCTCGCGGTCGTTCGCGTTCCCGCGGACACCGACCCGGCGCGAATCGGTAGCGAGGTCGTCGACGAGTCGCTCGACACTGTGGGTCGCGTCGTCGACGTGTTCGGACCCGTCGACAACCCCTACGTCGCCGTGTCGCCGTCGGATCGCTCGCGACTGACCGGGATGCTCGGGACGAAACTGTACGCTCGCTGA
- the srp19 gene encoding signal recognition particle subunit SRP19, translating to MVENVLWPAYFDAAFTRAEGRRVPEDLAVSEPTVDEIAKAVQQVGYDAKIERDKAYSREFETRGCVVVTGTDETAKNDLVQAVGAYLGVIRGD from the coding sequence ATGGTCGAGAACGTCCTCTGGCCCGCGTACTTCGATGCGGCGTTCACCCGTGCCGAGGGGCGACGCGTCCCCGAGGACCTCGCGGTGTCTGAGCCGACGGTCGACGAGATCGCGAAGGCCGTCCAACAGGTCGGCTACGACGCGAAGATAGAACGGGACAAAGCGTACAGCCGGGAGTTCGAGACGCGCGGCTGTGTGGTCGTCACGGGAACCGACGAGACGGCGAAGAACGACCTCGTGCAGGCCGTCGGGGCGTACCTCGGCGTCATCCGCGGGGACTGA
- a CDS encoding SHOCT domain-containing protein gives MSASPADRFRENATGIVSTLVTGIWLAALFTGQDWWLAALLFGYVVVVPLTALLFGDESDVDEWWDEEVKGLDPLDTSTADETDDTAPSDADTSDALATLRDRYARGDLTDEQFERKLDRLLESESLEDVEDRRRRERRETTRDRETERER, from the coding sequence ATGAGCGCGAGCCCTGCCGATCGATTCCGCGAAAACGCCACCGGCATCGTGAGCACGCTCGTCACCGGCATCTGGCTGGCGGCGCTGTTCACGGGGCAAGACTGGTGGCTCGCGGCCCTCCTGTTCGGCTACGTCGTCGTCGTGCCGTTGACGGCGCTGCTGTTCGGCGACGAGAGCGACGTCGACGAGTGGTGGGACGAGGAGGTCAAGGGACTCGACCCGCTCGACACCTCGACGGCCGACGAGACGGACGACACTGCGCCGAGCGACGCCGACACGAGCGACGCCCTCGCCACCCTCCGCGACCGCTACGCGCGGGGCGACCTCACCGACGAGCAGTTCGAGCGGAAACTCGACCGCCTACTGGAGTCTGAGTCGCTGGAAGACGTCGAGGACCGCCGCCGCCGCGAGCGACGGGAGACGACCCGCGACCGCGAGACAGAGCGCGAACGATAG